The DNA segment CGCTCTATCAGGACAAAGCAATCGGACTTTCCTTTCATGGCACATTTTAGAAATACAAAAATAGTAAGGGGTTGAACTTCCCGGAACAACCCCTTCGTCGTCGACATCCATCGAGTAAGAATAAATTAAATTCAAATATAGATTTATGATAAAGTCCAAAAAATGATCTTCGTCACAATTTTGAAGAAATGTAATCTTAAGGTCATTCCATATAATATTACTGTGTGTTGTTTGTAATCGTTCTAAATAATCGGAGTTTTGTAGTGTTGATTTAGTAAATTAATTATTACTTACCATTATGGAACAGAAAGAAAATAGAGCTGCACAATTTGTTACAGCAACGCTTTACCTAAAAAGAAGGGAGTACATTACTCCGCATTATATTCGAATCACACTTACAGGAGATGATGTTTATAAGTTCGGTATAACTACAGTCGGTGTGAACAATAAAATTTACATACCACCTGCTGGTTTGAATGAACTGCACTATCCGAACTGGAATTTTGAAGCAGAAAAATGGGATATGCCACCTGTTGAAGTTCGTCCGGCAATCCGGACGTATACCCATCGGGGAATAGATCTGGAGAAAAATGAAATGATCATTGACTTTGTGGCTCATGGTGATAATGGGCCTGCTTCTGCCTGGGCAATGCATGCGGGGCCGGGGGCGGCGCTGGGCGTAACCATGAGGGCAAAAGAAACAGAATTGTATCCTAAGGCGGATTGGTATCTGTTGGCAGGGGATGCTACCGCGATTCCTGTATTGGGTGCAATTCTGGAAGACCTGCCTGAAGATGCAGAGGGGATTGCGTATATCGAAGTAGAAAGCAAAGCTGATGAACAGGAGTTGAAAACAAAATCCAGGGTTCAGCTGAACTGGATACACAACCCTATAGCGGGCGAGGGGACTTTTCTTTCTGATGCCGTTCGTCAGGCGAATTTGCCTGAGGCAGAGGAGATCCGAAAGTTTGCTTATGTAGCTGCTGAATTCAAAACGGTGAAAACCATCAGACAGTATCTTCGCAATGAAGCCTTCTGGACCAGGGAAGAGTTTTATGCTTACTCTTATTGGAAATCCGGAATATCGGAAGATGGTTCTGAAGTAGATCGAAGAGCAGAACATCAGGAAAAGTAATACAATTTGTAA comes from the Pedobacter sp. FW305-3-2-15-E-R2A2 genome and includes:
- a CDS encoding siderophore-interacting protein — its product is MEQKENRAAQFVTATLYLKRREYITPHYIRITLTGDDVYKFGITTVGVNNKIYIPPAGLNELHYPNWNFEAEKWDMPPVEVRPAIRTYTHRGIDLEKNEMIIDFVAHGDNGPASAWAMHAGPGAALGVTMRAKETELYPKADWYLLAGDATAIPVLGAILEDLPEDAEGIAYIEVESKADEQELKTKSRVQLNWIHNPIAGEGTFLSDAVRQANLPEAEEIRKFAYVAAEFKTVKTIRQYLRNEAFWTREEFYAYSYWKSGISEDGSEVDRRAEHQEK